The sequence ATGCATGAACGGCAAAATGATTTGCTTCAAAACGATTTCAAGTAGTCAAACCTATATACAACCATACAAGTAGAAACGTATGGGTAATAAATTGTACATACATATTCCCtggtttcctctttttttttttttttgtcctgcCGTATGGATAGAGAGCGATGTAATTGTCGTTGCTGATTTGTGTTCTTCGTCTTGGACCAATTTTTCAATCGAGGATTAAAGTGTGTAGCTCTCAACATCCTTGACGTTTGACTGATTGACCTGGATTGACGTTGACTTAGTTTTTTACAAGGATGATCTAACTTACGAAATAaggacaataataaaataaattattcaaaaatcatTGATTATTTTCTACCGATACAACTCTACAAGTTTTTCTGCTTTttctttcaatctttttttcttttttttttcctgcttttGTTTCTATGAAATATGGtggataatttaaataaatatttaccgATGcccttatttgaaatttttattaatttgcaaaaaaaaaaaaaaaaattgttttatttttaattgaatcaTATGAATGGTACACCGTATGTGTATTTGACTTTGTCAACCCCACCCCCACCTGATTTAATGTCACCAATTTTTTTCAAAGTCTTTATGGCGAATGCCGATAGTATATACATCTAGATTCCCATAgagtatatttgtttttttattttttaaaaatattggtcCTATTGCACCTTAAACTATTCATACATtttacatttcaatttttttaatatttattttatactcTAAATTATGAGAAAGTTTGCATTGTTGGTCATTCTTGGTTTTTTGGTCAAAAAAGTTAACAGAAAAATCACATGCAGCGCATATAACACTGAAACAAGGGCAATTTATGCCTTTTTAACATTTCCTCTCTTAACTGTTTAGGAAAGAGGAACTGTGACAgtgagcgagagagagagagagagagagagagagagatagggaTGGCGATGAACTGAGAAATACGGAGAGAAAGAAATgatctgagagagagagagagagagagagaaatagaggACTCGAACAGAAAAGGCCACATTTGGGGGTGGAGTAGAAAGTTAAACAACCGTGATGCGGCAACAACAATGTCTTTAATTCGATCCACAAGAAGAGCTTTCAAAATTCCCTCTTTGTGAGGGCTCAAATTGATTCCAATTTCTTTATGTATTTGACCCGAAAATGGTTATATATTTctattgtataatatatattcatctgTGCATTCCAATTCCATGTCTGACGTGTCTTGCCATGGCGtcaaataatgataacaatatatattatttatatatatttcaacttCCCCAAATTAAATCccatcatcaattttttttttttttttgatgaaatacGCTTCCACACTAGAACTCAAATAGCTAACCCAGTAGCGCCAGAGGATCGCGTTCCGCTTCCAATTAGATCCTCACTCAATTTCTGGATGGGTTATTTGCATTGTACTCCATAATTTAGAACAAATTAATAAAGGAAGTGTAAAAAGACATAAATTGTCCTTGACGTGCTCTGCACGTGACTTTTTCTGTTCATTATTTTGACGGAAAAGCAAGAAGGACTAATAATACCaacttttttcataattttgaatGTAAAATGTTAGAAGAAATGCTTTAAGAtgcaaaaatgaaatataatttaggAAGCAATTATATTAACatccttatttttaatttaaaattgttatttaatttcttttctgaaggctacaaaaaaaaaatgttaatgccAACCAAGTACATACAAGTACTGCCTTCCTTCCTATGGAAAAGTAAGGTCCTAGGTGAGAAATTACCTCCACTGTTTCgtgattaaaaattaacaatgtgCATAGGAAGATGGAGTTGATTAtatatctaaaattatttttatctttaattatagAGATTCAGAACATTAGCCATGTCTGCGATTATCTTTAAGAGGTTTCAAATTAATGAGGAACCACCAAAAGTTTCACTCGTGCATCCCATGGCTTTTTATCCAGTCCTTTTGCCAGCTCAATTTaaacttcttcttccttccaaaatattttatttctttgacaaagaaaattaacaaaataaaagtagaatcaccaaaattatgtaaaaattgaaaataaatattacacgCATACGTGTGGGGTCCAAAGCCACAGCAAGTGCAAGCTTATGGATGAAAAATTCAACTCAACTCAATCCAATATATTTTCACTTTTGCAATGATGATGATCTCACATGAATTGATACATGCAAAaaaacttttcctttttttcttttatagctATCCACTTCATTATATTTAATGTTCAATTCAtctaatgataaatataaaaggaaaaaaaaaaaaaaaaaaaaacttcgttTGGAAAAACTAGGACCTGACTGAAGTCatcaatggttaaaaaaaataataataataaaaataataatataaaataaaaagaacttcCTTTCAAAAGATAAGAATCAGAGTTACTTTTCATTGTCCTTAAAgagatacattttttttttttttgggggtaaattcCTTAAAGAGATACTTTTTCAAAGCCAAGCGCATATAACAGCATAAATGGTGTATTCTTCATGATAAAacatattttgatataaaaaaatgaaaatataaaaggcTCTCTCTTATATAAATGGAATGAAAATATGtgctatattaaattaaattaatataatataaaaatagataataaatttgatttcctATATTAAAAGAGTCAAACCatcttttatataaaaaaaatcaaaataaaaaacactttGGAACCCTATTTTAAGGATTGACTATAATGCATTTAAAGACTCCCTTGGAAATCCTCCAAACTTCGGACACGCcaacaaaagtttaaaaaaaataagtgaAGAAAAAATTGTTTCTCAAATAGTACAGTCacgtgattaaaaaaaaaaaaaaaaaaagtagtacaGTCACAGAAAACTAAAAATACGgtaaaaacaatagaaaaaagTTCATGATCATTTGTATTGTTTTCTTGTGCTAAGAAAAAGAATCTTTCtttcttaatattattcattcattatatatatatattagttttctcAGATTATTGTTTACAGAAcctaatttttttgtgttttttttttttttttttttttgctgacaATAAAACATAATTAGATGACAAATCTTAccctaaaattattaaaacttcAAGATCAAACAATATTCAATAGTATAATAGTATATACAAGTATTTcatcaaaaaagaaacaattttaATTGTTACATAGTGATAGCAGCGGAATCCACATGACAAGCTCGAGCTGTGGCGTGCAAGCTTGCATACACATAGATAGGATACTTTGACTTTATAATATTGGAATATGGTACAAATTAACGAGGATAaattaatactttttattttaatttaatatatataaaatgtaaaaatgttttgatttttgtttttattttggagataataaaatatataaaatttaaacatcaTCAATGGCGTTGCTTACCTAAACCTTCAACACAAGGGCGGGCACTCATCCGTTTAAATAGCTCTTCTGCCATGATTACGTCGTGGTCTTGGTTTTCCCACCTTCCATAACATCCACTGCCTTAGAAGTGGCTGAGGTAATATGCTAAAAGCAATGTCTTCAGCAACATTGAAATACCACTTCCTCCATCTTTTCCAAAATACAAGTGACCAAATCACGCTTCCAAACCCAACCAAAAATCCAACTTCAGCGCTTAAGACGTTCCATTCAATCTCAATCCCAGACTTTGAGTCTGCTTTGTCTTGATTAGGTGTTTTTGGCAACTTCCCTGGCACATGACCGTCTGGGCAATTCACTTTCAATGGAGGCCCACATAGTCCTTCATTACCTTGGAAATAATCTGCTGGAAATGTTTGAATTTGATTTCCATTTGGAATCCTCCCAACCAATTGATTATATGAGAGGTTCATAAATGAGAGGAAATTCAGCACTGAAAGCGATTGTGGAATTGTCCCATTCAAATGGTTCCTTGAAAGGTCTAGAGACTCCAATTGCCCCAAGTTGCCGAAAGATGATGGGATTTGGCCGCTAAGAACATTATTGGACAGGTTGAGTACAAGCAGTGATTTGAGTTGTCCAAGCTCTTTTGGTATTTGTCCTTGAAATTCGTTGCTTGAAAAGTCTATGGAAGTGAATGCAGTGAGTATCTTTACCAGCTCCATTTGAAGACCTTTGTTGGTAACTGTCACAGCATTTTCGTAGAATGGAAATGGAATAAACGCTGTAAACTCGAAGCTAAGGTGGTCGAGCTGTGTTTTGGTATCCATCATTGCATGCCATTTTGTCAAGCATTGTCCTGGTAATTCACCACTGAAATTGTTGGAAGCTACATCAATAATTTGAATCATCGGCCAAGCTCCAATGTTTTTTCCACATGTAATATGCCCATGCAAACCGTTGGATCGCACAATAAGCACACGCAAAGTGGATATATGTTTCAACGACAATGGGAATATGTCGAGCATTTGATTGTTTCCAACGTCTATGAACTCCAGAGATTTGCACCGCGACAGAGATCGTGGAAACCTTCCTGTCAGTGAATTTCCATTGAGATCTAAGGTGTGTAAGGAACAACCAATAGGAAATGAATCAGGAATTTCCCCTCTCAATTTGTTGTTACGAAGATTCAACCCGAAAATCTGAGTCTTTGCAAGCATACAAGTTGGTATTCTGCCATTTAAGCCATTGTTGGACAGATCAAGAACTTGAAGTGCTTCAGCATTGCATATGGATTTGGGTATAACACCTGTGAGATTGTTGTTTGAGAGGGAAAAGAACATGGTGCTTGAAAGGTTATTGCCAATGTCTGCTGGAATGGAAGATGTAAAACCATTGTTGGACAAATCTATGTAGAAATTTTCTAATGGCAAGGTGGGAATCTTCCCATGTAGCTGGTTAGAATGAAGGTCAAGAACAATTAGCTGTTTGGGAATAGAATAAGGCTCTTGCATGCCTACCAGGTGATTATTTGAAAGATTTAAAGAGATAATCCCAACATTCCAAATCCAACTAGGTATCTCCCCAAAAATTTGGTTATCTGAAAGGTCTAAAAATTGGAGATCTGATTGGCTTTTCAGATCAGGAAATATTCCAAGATTGCAAGAAGCAAGTAGTAAATTAGTAAGGTTGGGAAGAAAAGAGAGATTAGAACCATTACCACTTGCATTGACTGATAAATTGTTGTAGGAAAGTTCAAGACTAACAAGAATGGTAAGGCCTTGAATCATATCAAGCTGTATGGTGCCACTGAAATTGTTGAAAGAGAGTGAGAGATGCTTAAGATATTTGAGTTTAAAGATTGAAATTGGAATAGGACCTTGAAGATTGTTATTACTCAAATCAGTGCTATTCAACATTGAAAATTCTGCATTCGGAAATTCAAGAATATGACCACTAAACTGGTTGTATGAGAGGTCAATTATTTGCAGTGAAGGAAGGGAAAATAGAGATGATGGAATATTTCCAATGAGAGAATTATTCTTCAGGTGAATTTCAACAAGGTTCAAAAGGCCTTCCCATTGAGTGGATGAAATTGGACCAGTTAAACGATTATTAGAGAGGTCTAACTGGgttaaatttttagacatattAAAAGATGGGATTGGACCTGTGAAGTTGTTATCTGACAAATCAAGATAAACAAGTTGGGTGAGCTTTGTCAAAGAATTTGGTAATGTTCCACTGAAATGACAATCAGCAAGCTCTAATCTTGACAACAGCCTAAGATTACCAATAGAAGCTGGTAATAACCCTGAGAAATTTGTGAAAGTAATAACCAAACTTTGGATATCACTATCTGAAGGAAATTCGGGCAAAGAACCATGAAGCAATTTGTTCTTTGATATATCAAGAATCCTAAGTTTCCTCACCTGGAATATCTCTTTAGGAAAAGTTCCATACAATCCACAACCTTTGAGAAGCAAGGAAGTCAAATTTGGGAAATTCGAAAAGAATGCAGGAACTGGAGCTTTTAAACTGTTTCCATCAAGTCGAATCACCGACAAAGACTTGAGCTTTGCAAGCGATGGATGAATAGGGCCAGAAAGATGACACAGAGGCAAGCTCAAAACTCTAAGTTTTGGCAATGAAGATGACAAAGTCTGGCCCCACTCATTCTGTGGTGCCAATATATTTGCTCTGTCGAGATAAAGTTCTTCAAGTTGTGTGAGGTTCTGAACCAGCAATCTCAAATCTTGGATCTCAAGGTACCTCCATGAAAACCGGTTAGATAAATCAAGAGTTACTAACCTTGTTAACCGCGATATCTCATTCGGGACCTGCCCCACAAAGCCAGCATTTGAGAAATTCAAGTAACTCAAATTTGTGAGATTACTTATCCTGGAAGGTATCTCAGAATTCACGTCGAAGTTGAAAGACAAATCCAAGCTCTTGAGGTAAACGAGGTCGAAGAGAGCAGAGTTCTCATCAATCCCATCTGAGATTGATCCATCGCTGATTTTGAGACCGGTGACACGTCCCTCCTCGCAAGTTACACCTTCCCAACTGCAGCAATCAGAGCTGTGATTCCATTTCACCAAAACTGAAGTACCGTCAAATACAAGGCTGTCTTTCAATTGCAGCAACAGTGATTGTTGGTCTTTAAGAC comes from Ziziphus jujuba cultivar Dongzao chromosome 6, ASM3175591v1 and encodes:
- the LOC107430867 gene encoding receptor-like protein 33 encodes the protein MHAVSGHCLKDQQSLLLQLKDSLVFDGTSVLVKWNHSSDCCSWEGVTCEEGRVTGLKISDGSISDGIDENSALFDLVYLKSLDLSFNFDVNSEIPSRISNLTNLSYLNFSNAGFVGQVPNEISRLTRLVTLDLSNRFSWRYLEIQDLRLLVQNLTQLEELYLDRANILAPQNEWGQTLSSSLPKLRVLSLPLCHLSGPIHPSLAKLKSLSVIRLDGNSLKAPVPAFFSNFPNLTSLLLKGCGLYGTFPKEIFQVRKLRILDISKNKLLHGSLPEFPSDSDIQSLVITFTNFSGLLPASIGNLRLLSRLELADCHFSGTLPNSLTKLTQLVYLDLSDNNFTGPIPSFNMSKNLTQLDLSNNRLTGPISSTQWEGLLNLVEIHLKNNSLIGNIPSSLFSLPSLQIIDLSYNQFSGHILEFPNAEFSMLNSTDLSNNNLQGPIPISIFKLKYLKHLSLSFNNFSGTIQLDMIQGLTILVSLELSYNNLSVNASGNGSNLSFLPNLTNLLLASCNLGIFPDLKSQSDLQFLDLSDNQIFGEIPSWIWNVGIISLNLSNNHLVGMQEPYSIPKQLIVLDLHSNQLHGKIPTLPLENFYIDLSNNGFTSSIPADIGNNLSSTMFFSLSNNNLTGVIPKSICNAEALQVLDLSNNGLNGRIPTCMLAKTQIFGLNLRNNKLRGEIPDSFPIGCSLHTLDLNGNSLTGRFPRSLSRCKSLEFIDVGNNQMLDIFPLSLKHISTLRVLIVRSNGLHGHITCGKNIGAWPMIQIIDVASNNFSGELPGQCLTKWHAMMDTKTQLDHLSFEFTAFIPFPFYENAVTVTNKGLQMELVKILTAFTSIDFSSNEFQGQIPKELGQLKSLLVLNLSNNVLSGQIPSSFGNLGQLESLDLSRNHLNGTIPQSLSVLNFLSFMNLSYNQLVGRIPNGNQIQTFPADYFQGNEGLCGPPLKVNCPDGHVPGKLPKTPNQDKADSKSGIEIEWNVLSAEVGFLVGFGSVIWSLVFWKRWRKWYFNVAEDIAFSILPQPLLRQWMLWKQSVGLSHNQFGGGLEFPNAPSTVLDTIDLSSNDLQGPITMSIFKRKELSLSCNMFNGAIQFDILLGVSNILNTLDLSYNNLSVITNSVQEPYSLPCINILDLHTNRLRGNMLNVLPPLAVYIDLSSNYFTSSIPADIGENFGRTIFFSVSNNNVIGVIPKSICNGSSLQAVDLSKNNLSGRIPACMPAMSQTLGLNLRRNNLSGPIPNTFPSDCSLKTLDLNGNSPTGRIPKS